In Nostoc sp. CENA543, a single genomic region encodes these proteins:
- a CDS encoding SGNH/GDSL hydrolase family protein: MKLFLLILGGVVVALVLLEIGLRSLFGFGNPLTYVADDQIGYLLAPNQRTRRFGNLIEINEYSMRSGAVAQTPPTRRVLMLGDSIVNGGWWTDQANTISSLLMASLSQQQPTEVLNASANSWGPRNELAYLKKYGTFQAQILVLLINTDDLFATAPTSLPVGRDRNYPNQKPALGLIEVWQRYVQKQQPIPELAALQKEAGDRVGVNLEAIAQIQALTRQNQSKFLLVMTPLLRELGEPGPRDYEITARQRLKDFTQAQQIAYIDFLPIFNANTNPQALYQDHIHLNLQGNQLVTRTILDFGF; encoded by the coding sequence ATGAAATTATTTTTGCTCATTTTAGGGGGGGTGGTAGTAGCTTTAGTGCTGTTAGAGATTGGGTTGCGATCGCTGTTTGGTTTTGGTAATCCCCTCACTTATGTTGCTGATGACCAAATTGGCTATTTATTAGCACCCAATCAACGCACTCGTCGCTTTGGTAATCTGATTGAAATTAATGAATATTCTATGCGGAGTGGGGCGGTAGCTCAGACACCACCAACACGGCGAGTTCTCATGTTGGGAGATTCTATAGTTAATGGTGGATGGTGGACAGACCAAGCTAATACTATTTCTAGTTTATTGATGGCTAGCTTGTCTCAGCAGCAACCAACGGAAGTATTAAATGCTTCCGCTAATTCTTGGGGGCCAAGAAATGAATTAGCTTATCTCAAGAAATATGGGACTTTCCAAGCTCAGATACTAGTATTATTAATTAACACAGATGATTTATTTGCTACCGCACCAACATCATTACCAGTAGGACGCGATCGCAACTACCCAAATCAAAAACCAGCTTTGGGATTAATAGAAGTATGGCAGCGTTATGTCCAAAAGCAACAGCCGATTCCTGAACTAGCCGCATTACAAAAAGAAGCAGGCGATCGCGTGGGTGTTAATCTAGAGGCAATTGCCCAAATTCAAGCGTTAACCAGGCAAAATCAGAGTAAATTCCTGTTGGTGATGACTCCTCTACTGCGAGAACTCGGTGAACCAGGCCCCCGTGACTACGAAATTACAGCCCGTCAACGCCTCAAGGATTTTACCCAAGCACAGCAGATTGCTTATATTGATTTTCTGCCGATCTTCAACGCCAATACTAACCCACAAGCGTTATATCAAGACCACATCCATTTGAACTTACAAGGTAATCAGTTAGTCACTCGAACAATTTTGGATTTTGGATTTTAG
- a CDS encoding VWD domain-containing protein, with the protein MSTIRSLLILCRRFLGRVKFSLILFLATLLLLVNLSTVAKAGLSTRCKEAHPEFPGILSIATSKAVQEAMDLDWKAGLKDQIERGRWIQWNKQTGEFSVSAVKVGDPTTGDKEVDIGFPPPDTENIFTVGMYHTHPPNPKYKDVGPSPADKFKATGLRLPSLVRDSNPDTPDPNDYQNYLVGPGQACEPEDPENINRSVKLPNELFQPASPGSGNGTNNGTNGTSGTNGTDSNGNNSPDNASNPGNTGDKGTGSSYGDPHIITLDGFRYSFQTVGEFLLEQSTDGKFIVQTRQEKVPKQELSLNTAVAVKVGSDRIGYYAPSSGKSEAVLRVNGEVITLKDETVKLPDGGFLQKQSSEYTIESPRGEQVIIRPIKVAGLPFVNVTVTVPNKYQGQMTGLLGDFDRNVNNDLKTRGGKLIPSQSSYSNVKLALSNFLPTPIPLDEFQKSYFDKLYRDFGDSWRIKQEDSLFDYEKGQSTATFTDRNFPKRYHNIASLMPNQISQAENVCRQAGVNDFMLEGCILDVGFTGETGFAKNMVNVLTHTVVDRAVNRALDEVRSHINIPIPVKIPGFPF; encoded by the coding sequence ATGTCAACAATTCGCTCTCTCCTCATCCTGTGCAGGCGATTTCTGGGCAGGGTTAAATTCTCCTTAATTCTGTTCCTAGCTACTTTACTCTTATTGGTCAACTTGTCTACTGTTGCCAAAGCCGGATTGAGTACCCGTTGTAAAGAAGCTCATCCAGAATTCCCTGGGATTCTCAGCATTGCTACGAGCAAAGCCGTACAAGAGGCGATGGATTTAGACTGGAAAGCTGGGCTGAAAGATCAAATTGAACGAGGACGATGGATTCAGTGGAACAAGCAAACGGGAGAATTTTCTGTTTCGGCGGTGAAAGTTGGAGATCCCACGACGGGTGACAAAGAAGTTGATATTGGCTTTCCACCACCGGACACTGAGAATATTTTCACAGTTGGGATGTACCACACACATCCACCCAACCCGAAATACAAAGACGTTGGGCCTAGTCCAGCCGATAAATTCAAAGCCACCGGACTGAGACTTCCGAGTTTGGTGCGTGACAGTAACCCTGATACCCCAGATCCCAATGATTATCAAAATTATTTAGTAGGGCCGGGACAAGCTTGTGAACCAGAAGATCCTGAAAATATCAATCGTTCTGTGAAGCTACCTAATGAGCTGTTCCAGCCTGCTAGTCCAGGTTCTGGGAACGGCACTAACAATGGCACTAACGGCACTAGTGGCACTAACGGCACTGATAGTAATGGTAATAACTCACCAGATAACGCCTCTAATCCAGGAAATACGGGCGATAAAGGAACAGGTAGCAGCTATGGCGACCCCCACATTATCACCTTGGATGGTTTTCGTTATAGTTTCCAGACAGTGGGTGAGTTTCTCCTAGAACAATCTACTGATGGCAAGTTTATTGTTCAAACTCGCCAAGAAAAAGTCCCTAAACAAGAACTGAGTTTAAATACGGCTGTGGCTGTGAAAGTAGGAAGCGATCGCATCGGTTATTATGCTCCTAGTTCCGGCAAATCTGAGGCGGTTTTGCGAGTCAATGGGGAAGTCATCACCCTCAAAGATGAGACAGTGAAATTACCTGATGGTGGTTTCCTGCAAAAACAAAGCAGCGAATACACCATTGAAAGTCCTCGCGGGGAACAGGTTATCATTCGTCCGATTAAGGTTGCAGGATTACCATTTGTGAATGTGACTGTGACAGTTCCCAACAAATATCAAGGACAAATGACGGGTTTGTTAGGAGATTTTGATCGTAACGTCAATAATGACTTGAAAACGCGCGGTGGGAAACTCATACCTAGTCAATCTAGCTATAGCAATGTCAAACTGGCGTTGAGTAATTTTTTACCAACACCCATTCCCCTAGATGAGTTCCAAAAAAGCTACTTTGACAAACTTTACCGCGATTTCGGTGATAGTTGGCGCATCAAGCAAGAGGACTCACTATTTGATTATGAAAAGGGACAATCAACGGCAACATTTACAGACCGTAATTTTCCCAAACGCTACCATAATATAGCGTCCCTGATGCCGAACCAAATTAGCCAAGCCGAAAATGTCTGTCGTCAAGCCGGAGTCAATGATTTCATGCTCGAAGGCTGTATTCTGGATGTCGGCTTTACAGGGGAAACTGGCTTTGCTAAAAATATGGTGAATGTATTAACTCATACTGTAGTTGATCGGGCTGTCAATCGTGCCTTGGATGAAGTGCGATCGCATATAAATATTCCGATTCCTGTGAAAATTCCTGGTTTTCCTTTCTAG
- a CDS encoding SulP family inorganic anion transporter, with product MSLTNTINFRNLRGDLFGGLTAAIVSLPLALAFGVASGAGPVAGLYGAVCVGFFAALFGGTPTLISEPTGPMTVVMTAIVSSMTAAAGGDQKTGLVMAFTVVMLAGIFQILFGIFKLGKYITLMPYSVISGFMSGIGVILIILQIAPFVGQPSPKGGVLGIVQNLPNLLTKINPAETALGVLTLAIIFLMPAKFKRFAPPQLVALIVGTVVSLVFFGDAGIRRIGEIPMGLPTLQMPVFTPGQITTMLIDGAMLGMLGCIDTLLTAVIADSLTRTEHKSDKELIGQGIGNLVSGLCGGLPGAGATMGTVVNIQTGARTAVSGLTRALILLVVVLWAANLTESIPMAVLAGIALKVGIDILDWSFLKRAHKVSWKGAVIMYGVLFLTVFVDLIVAVAIGVFIANILTIDRLSELQAQEVKTITDADDAIVLSDEEKGLLDQADGRILLFYLSGPMIFGVSKAIAREHSAMADSDVLIVDLSDVPMLGVTASLAIENAIKDASEQGRHVLIVGATGKVKRRLENFGVSRFVQPHHMFVDRLEALKQAVALVKSDTTTGVY from the coding sequence ATGTCCTTGACCAATACAATCAATTTTAGAAACCTGCGAGGAGATTTATTCGGTGGCTTAACCGCCGCAATTGTCTCTCTACCATTAGCATTGGCTTTCGGTGTCGCTTCTGGTGCTGGCCCTGTAGCTGGTCTTTATGGTGCTGTATGTGTGGGCTTTTTTGCTGCACTATTCGGTGGTACACCCACCCTAATTTCCGAACCGACAGGGCCGATGACTGTAGTCATGACGGCAATTGTCAGTTCTATGACTGCGGCGGCTGGTGGTGATCAAAAAACCGGTTTAGTGATGGCTTTTACTGTCGTCATGCTGGCAGGGATATTTCAAATTTTATTTGGGATATTTAAGTTGGGTAAATATATTACCCTCATGCCCTACAGTGTAATTTCTGGCTTTATGTCAGGAATTGGGGTAATTTTGATTATTCTGCAAATCGCGCCTTTTGTGGGGCAGCCTAGCCCCAAAGGTGGTGTATTGGGAATTGTGCAGAATTTGCCCAATTTGTTGACCAAAATTAACCCTGCGGAAACAGCTTTGGGTGTGCTGACATTAGCGATTATTTTCCTCATGCCAGCTAAGTTCAAGCGTTTTGCACCACCGCAGTTAGTAGCGTTAATCGTGGGTACTGTAGTTTCCCTGGTGTTTTTTGGCGATGCGGGAATCAGACGCATTGGCGAAATTCCAATGGGACTACCGACTTTGCAAATGCCTGTATTCACTCCTGGACAAATCACCACTATGTTGATTGATGGTGCTATGTTGGGGATGTTGGGTTGTATTGATACCCTACTAACCGCAGTGATTGCAGACAGCTTGACTCGTACTGAACATAAATCTGACAAAGAATTAATTGGTCAAGGCATTGGTAACTTGGTATCCGGTTTGTGTGGTGGGCTACCTGGTGCTGGTGCCACAATGGGAACAGTAGTTAACATCCAAACTGGTGCTAGAACTGCTGTATCTGGTTTAACTCGTGCCTTAATTTTGTTAGTTGTAGTTTTGTGGGCAGCGAATTTAACAGAATCTATCCCTATGGCTGTATTGGCTGGTATTGCCTTGAAGGTAGGGATTGATATTCTTGATTGGAGTTTCTTAAAACGCGCCCACAAAGTTTCTTGGAAAGGTGCAGTCATTATGTACGGTGTGTTATTCCTCACCGTATTTGTAGACTTAATTGTAGCTGTGGCTATTGGGGTATTCATTGCCAATATCTTAACTATTGACCGTCTTTCCGAATTGCAGGCACAAGAAGTTAAAACCATCACTGACGCTGATGATGCGATTGTTTTAAGTGATGAAGAGAAGGGATTGCTCGATCAAGCTGATGGACGCATTCTGTTATTTTACTTGAGTGGGCCGATGATCTTTGGGGTATCCAAAGCGATCGCCCGTGAACACTCAGCAATGGCAGATTCCGACGTGCTAATTGTGGATCTCAGTGATGTACCTATGCTGGGTGTCACAGCTTCTTTAGCAATTGAAAATGCCATCAAAGATGCTTCTGAACAAGGTCGTCATGTTCTCATAGTTGGTGCCACAGGGAAAGTCAAACGCCGCTTAGAAAACTTCGGCGTTTCTAGATTTGTACAGCCACATCATATGTTTGTAGACCGTTTAGAAGCCCTAAAACAAGCAGTTGCTTTAGTTAAAAGTGATACCACCACTGGCGTTTACTAA
- a CDS encoding glycerol-3-phosphate acyltransferase: MRELWGALAILIVCPFLGALPVIAWITYALKKKNIAQIGTRNISVSAAFYHGGTIAGVLAVASEAIKGMTAVYLTRAFFPEGSFWEILALIALVFGRYSMGRGAGTTNVVWGLLVHDPLLTLFVSLLAIISFTLLQSRILVKYGVLLVFPLLVAILHAEDFPKIIAAVALAALLGWIYKKIPDDLKLPAQEVDAQSQAVFEYLRGDRVILSLDDELDTGLVGQKAATLSQIKRWGYSVPKGWVLVPGDDPEKLLAFLQPSDLSPLVVRSSAIGEDSEQASAAGQYATIIHVTSKAQLQQAIVEVRESYNYPAAIQYRRDRGLPDTAMAVLIQQQVQSAYSGVAFSRDPITQQGDAVIIEALPGSPTQVVSGKVTPEQYRAFVVETDNLSSVQLEGTGRVPQAIIKQVAYLARRIEKRYLGVPQDIEWSYDGQTLWLLQARPITTLLPIWTRKIAAEVIPGVVHPLTWSINRPLTCGVWGDIFSLVLGDRATGLDFAATATLHYSRAYFNASLLGEIFLRMGLPPESLEFLTRGAKMTKPPLQSTLKNLPGLLKLLQQELNLEKEFKRDYQKIFIPGLSRLANESTEELEPAAILERIDFNLELLRIGTYYSILAPLSAAIRQGIFRVKDEQIDNSITPEIAAMRSLRTLAADAKQILAECEPEQVLDLLSQTPEGQKILYELEELLEDYGYLSDVGTNIAIPTWKEEPQPIKQLFVQLIQLSEPDKINLEPSKRKRGIVQRRIDIKGRVTEVYSRLLAQLRWKFLALEQIWLQSNWLKQPGDIFFLELEEVRSLVADANPQLLQELNQKIAFRRSQFFQDSQIEQIPLVVYGDIPPHPTTTIGVYSDQILQGIPASHGQAEGRIKVVRNLQNLPEIDKDTILVVPYTDSGWAPLLVRAGGLIAEAGGRLSHGAIVAREYGIPAVMDVKGATWILQDDQRVRIDGSRGIVELSNDLRPS, encoded by the coding sequence ATGAGAGAACTTTGGGGTGCTTTAGCTATTTTAATCGTCTGTCCCTTCTTGGGTGCGTTACCTGTAATCGCTTGGATTACTTACGCACTGAAGAAAAAGAACATAGCACAAATTGGGACAAGAAATATCAGTGTTTCTGCCGCTTTTTACCACGGTGGAACTATAGCAGGGGTTTTGGCGGTAGCGTCAGAAGCCATCAAGGGTATGACTGCGGTTTATCTCACCCGTGCTTTCTTTCCAGAAGGGTCATTCTGGGAAATACTGGCTTTAATAGCCCTAGTCTTTGGTAGATACTCAATGGGACGAGGCGCGGGGACAACTAACGTAGTTTGGGGACTGTTAGTACATGATCCCCTGTTAACCTTGTTTGTGAGTTTACTGGCAATTATTAGCTTCACCCTGTTGCAGTCAAGAATTTTGGTAAAGTACGGGGTGTTACTCGTGTTTCCATTACTTGTAGCGATTCTCCATGCTGAAGATTTCCCGAAAATTATTGCGGCTGTAGCCTTAGCGGCGTTACTAGGTTGGATTTATAAGAAAATACCCGATGATTTAAAGTTACCAGCCCAAGAAGTTGATGCCCAATCCCAAGCTGTATTTGAATATTTACGCGGCGATCGCGTTATTCTCTCTTTAGATGATGAGTTAGATACTGGCCTTGTCGGGCAAAAAGCCGCTACCTTATCACAAATTAAGCGTTGGGGTTATTCTGTCCCTAAAGGTTGGGTGCTAGTTCCTGGTGATGATCCCGAAAAATTATTAGCATTCCTCCAACCTTCTGATTTATCTCCTTTAGTAGTCCGTTCCTCCGCCATTGGGGAAGACTCCGAACAAGCCTCGGCTGCTGGACAATACGCCACAATTATCCACGTCACCAGTAAGGCACAATTACAACAAGCCATTGTCGAAGTTAGGGAATCTTACAATTATCCAGCTGCAATACAGTATCGACGCGATCGCGGTTTACCCGACACAGCAATGGCGGTACTCATTCAACAACAAGTGCAGAGTGCTTATTCAGGGGTAGCTTTTAGCCGTGATCCCATCACCCAGCAAGGCGATGCAGTCATTATCGAAGCTCTACCTGGTAGCCCCACACAGGTCGTTTCTGGTAAAGTCACACCAGAACAATATCGCGCCTTTGTCGTCGAAACAGATAATCTTTCCTCCGTCCAGTTAGAAGGGACAGGACGAGTTCCCCAAGCAATTATCAAGCAAGTAGCATACTTAGCCCGCCGCATTGAAAAACGTTACCTGGGCGTACCCCAGGATATTGAATGGAGTTACGACGGTCAAACCCTGTGGTTACTCCAAGCTAGACCAATTACTACTCTACTTCCCATCTGGACAAGAAAAATCGCCGCCGAGGTGATTCCTGGGGTAGTTCATCCCTTAACTTGGTCGATTAACCGTCCTTTAACTTGTGGCGTGTGGGGAGATATTTTTAGTTTAGTCTTAGGCGATCGCGCCACAGGGCTAGACTTTGCCGCTACAGCCACACTGCATTACTCTAGAGCCTATTTTAACGCCTCCCTCTTAGGGGAGATTTTCCTGCGGATGGGACTACCGCCCGAAAGTTTGGAATTTTTGACTAGAGGCGCGAAAATGACCAAACCCCCCTTGCAGTCCACCCTCAAAAATCTGCCAGGGTTATTAAAATTACTCCAGCAAGAACTAAATTTAGAGAAAGAATTTAAACGAGACTATCAAAAAATCTTCATTCCTGGTTTGTCAAGATTAGCTAACGAAAGCACAGAAGAGTTAGAACCAGCAGCAATTTTAGAAAGGATAGATTTTAACCTAGAATTACTCCGTATCGGCACATATTACAGTATTTTAGCTCCCTTAAGTGCAGCCATCCGCCAGGGGATTTTTCGCGTCAAAGATGAGCAAATTGACAACAGCATCACCCCAGAAATAGCCGCTATGCGTTCCTTGAGAACCTTAGCCGCCGATGCCAAACAGATACTAGCAGAGTGTGAGCCAGAGCAAGTATTGGATTTATTAAGCCAAACCCCAGAAGGGCAGAAAATTCTCTATGAATTAGAGGAATTATTAGAAGATTACGGTTATTTAAGTGATGTGGGTACAAATATCGCCATCCCCACCTGGAAAGAAGAACCCCAACCCATCAAACAATTATTCGTCCAGTTAATTCAGTTAAGTGAACCAGACAAAATTAATCTAGAACCAAGTAAACGCAAACGCGGCATAGTCCAGCGACGGATAGACATTAAAGGCAGAGTTACAGAGGTTTATTCGCGGTTACTAGCTCAATTAAGATGGAAATTTTTAGCTTTAGAACAAATTTGGTTACAATCAAACTGGCTCAAACAACCAGGAGACATCTTCTTTTTAGAACTGGAAGAAGTGCGTTCACTAGTAGCCGATGCTAACCCCCAACTATTACAAGAATTAAACCAAAAGATTGCATTTAGGCGATCGCAATTCTTCCAAGATAGCCAAATCGAGCAAATTCCCCTCGTCGTCTACGGTGATATACCGCCCCATCCCACAACCACCATCGGTGTTTACTCAGACCAAATTTTACAAGGTATTCCCGCTAGCCACGGACAAGCCGAGGGACGGATCAAAGTAGTCAGAAACTTACAAAACCTACCAGAGATAGACAAAGACACAATCCTCGTAGTACCCTACACAGATTCAGGCTGGGCCCCTTTACTAGTCAGGGCTGGCGGCTTAATTGCCGAAGCTGGGGGTAGACTTTCCCACGGTGCGATCGTCGCCCGTGAATACGGAATTCCCGCAGTCATGGATGTTAAAGGAGCTACATGGATTTTACAAGATGACCAACGAGTGAGAATCGATGGCTCTAGGGGTATTGTAGAACTATCGAACGATTTGAGACCGAGTTGA
- the petL gene encoding cytochrome b6-f complex subunit PetL has product MLGVVSYVLFLALFTGIAVGLLFGLRSAKIL; this is encoded by the coding sequence ATGTTAGGAGTAGTATCTTACGTCCTGTTCTTGGCGTTGTTTACCGGTATAGCTGTGGGTCTGCTGTTCGGTCTGCGTTCTGCTAAGATTCTATAA
- the bioB gene encoding biotin synthase BioB, protein MSGIRYDWQELEIREIYHTPLLELIYQAASIHRQYHDPKQIQVCKLISIKTGGCPEDCSYCAQSSRYQTEVKPQALLDKETVVNIAQTAKQKGVSRVCMGAAWREVRDNSQFEKVLDMVKDVTDMGLEVCCTLGMLTADQAKRLETAGLYAYNHNLDTSAEYYSTIITTRTYGDRLNTIENVRQTNVTVCSGGILGLGESVEDRISMLHTLANLNPHPESVPINILSQVEGTPLENQPDVPIWDVVRMIATARIVMPTSDVRLSAGRARLSQVEQAFCFMAGANSIFSSDDNKMLTVTTPCPDYDADQEMLNLLGLEMRPPASRPNRVVSQVGV, encoded by the coding sequence ATGTCGGGAATACGCTACGATTGGCAAGAACTAGAAATTCGGGAAATATATCATACACCGTTGCTAGAGCTAATTTATCAAGCTGCTAGCATTCATCGTCAATATCATGACCCCAAACAAATCCAAGTATGTAAGCTAATATCAATAAAAACTGGCGGCTGTCCAGAAGATTGTAGTTACTGCGCCCAGTCTTCCCGTTACCAAACTGAAGTCAAGCCCCAAGCACTTTTAGATAAAGAAACAGTAGTTAACATTGCCCAAACTGCAAAACAAAAAGGTGTCAGTCGTGTGTGCATGGGTGCGGCTTGGCGGGAAGTGCGGGATAATTCTCAATTTGAGAAAGTCCTGGATATGGTCAAAGATGTGACTGACATGGGTTTAGAGGTGTGCTGTACTTTGGGAATGCTGACAGCAGACCAAGCTAAACGTTTAGAAACTGCGGGACTGTATGCTTATAACCATAACTTAGATACCTCAGCAGAATATTACAGTACAATTATCACCACTAGGACTTATGGCGATCGCTTAAACACTATCGAAAATGTCCGACAAACCAACGTTACAGTTTGTTCCGGCGGTATTCTCGGCTTAGGCGAAAGCGTTGAGGATCGCATCTCCATGTTACACACCTTAGCCAATCTCAATCCTCACCCAGAATCAGTACCAATTAATATTCTCTCCCAAGTAGAAGGTACACCCTTAGAAAATCAGCCCGATGTCCCCATTTGGGATGTTGTCAGAATGATAGCCACAGCCCGCATCGTTATGCCTACTTCCGATGTGCGTTTAAGTGCGGGAAGGGCGAGACTTTCGCAAGTTGAACAAGCTTTTTGCTTCATGGCGGGGGCTAACTCCATCTTTTCTAGTGACGACAACAAGATGTTAACAGTCACTACCCCCTGTCCAGATTACGACGCAGACCAAGAAATGCTGAATCTACTCGGCTTAGAAATGCGTCCCCCCGCTTCCAGACCAAATCGGGTAGTTAGTCAAGTAGGGGTGTAA
- a CDS encoding GNAT family N-acetyltransferase: MKSELPIITSDRLLLRIGIQEDIPRIVQYFRENKDFLTPFYPTWSEHFFTEDYWHNQVENNFLEFIHDQSLKLLIFPKKQPKTIIGTVNFNNFIRGAAHFCHLGYGLAETAQGQGYMTEALQVATEYVFQELNFHRIMANYMPHNQRSGNVLKRLGFVVEGYARDYLLINGQWQDHILTSLINPHWQTNEWE; this comes from the coding sequence ATGAAATCAGAACTACCCATCATTACCAGCGATCGCCTACTATTACGCATAGGTATTCAAGAAGATATCCCTAGAATTGTGCAGTATTTTCGAGAGAATAAAGATTTTCTCACGCCTTTTTATCCTACTTGGTCAGAACATTTCTTTACAGAAGACTACTGGCACAATCAAGTCGAAAACAACTTTTTAGAATTTATCCATGACCAATCTTTAAAATTATTAATTTTTCCTAAAAAACAGCCAAAAACAATCATCGGTACTGTCAACTTCAACAATTTTATTCGTGGGGCTGCCCATTTCTGTCATTTAGGTTATGGTCTAGCCGAAACTGCCCAAGGCCAAGGTTATATGACAGAAGCCTTACAGGTAGCTACCGAATATGTCTTTCAAGAATTAAACTTTCATCGCATCATGGCTAACTATATGCCCCACAATCAACGCAGTGGCAATGTCCTCAAGCGACTGGGATTTGTAGTAGAAGGTTACGCTAGAGACTATTTACTAATTAACGGTCAATGGCAAGACCATATTCTCACAAGTTTAATTAATCCTCACTGGCAGACCAATGAGTGGGAATAG
- a CDS encoding cupin domain-containing protein: MITTSLSETPEEPVSHNPEIKKKVMLRFGDLPHLTNFSQARFAPGQKAAAHAHQDMCEVFFVEAGAGIIFINGQEYPLLPGNCVAVEPGEIHEVVNNGTNELVLTYFGLRVNAVIS; this comes from the coding sequence ATGATCACGACATCATTAAGCGAAACACCAGAAGAACCGGTTTCTCACAACCCAGAGATTAAAAAGAAAGTAATGCTAAGGTTTGGTGATTTACCCCACTTGACCAATTTTTCCCAAGCCCGTTTTGCACCTGGGCAAAAAGCCGCAGCCCACGCCCACCAAGATATGTGCGAGGTCTTTTTTGTAGAAGCAGGCGCAGGCATAATTTTCATTAACGGTCAAGAATACCCCCTACTTCCCGGAAACTGCGTCGCTGTAGAACCAGGAGAAATTCACGAAGTTGTAAACAACGGTACAAACGAATTAGTATTAACTTACTTCGGCTTAAGAGTAAATGCAGTAATTAGTTGA
- a CDS encoding cation:proton antiporter, with translation MIFSEPILQSMTSLTPLISALPSLLLTTEANAEDAPIVLTGVLLSLVVIYLASKIGGELARIIDLPPVLGELVGGVIVGASALHLVVFPQSGAVADDSMIMKVLQLINHLTPDAATAIFNTQSEGISILAELGVIILLFEIGLESDLRELQKVGYQATIVACVGVAVPFAAGTAGLILLFHAPVIPAIFAGAALTATSIGITSKVLSELGHLKSREGQIIVGAAVIDDILGIIVLAVVASLAKTGEVDVFNVIYLIVSATVFLIGSILLGKFFNQGFCTITSILKTRGNLVIPAFIFAFFMAFLGNAIHLEAILGAFAAGLVLDETDRRNELDEQVKPIADILVPVFFVTVGAKVDLGVLNPIVPENREGLIISTFLIVVAIIGKVVTGWAVFGQPGINRVAVGVGMIPRGEVGLVFAGIGAASGTLDKPLQAAIVIMVILTTFLAPPLLRFAFKNSEEVPESLEKADVIS, from the coding sequence ATGATTTTTTCAGAACCAATCCTTCAGTCGATGACTTCTTTGACACCTCTAATTTCGGCATTGCCATCTTTGTTGTTAACAACAGAAGCTAATGCCGAAGATGCTCCCATTGTGTTGACTGGTGTACTACTGAGTTTAGTAGTCATTTATTTGGCTAGTAAAATCGGCGGTGAGTTGGCAAGAATAATTGACTTACCACCGGTTTTGGGTGAATTAGTGGGTGGTGTAATTGTGGGTGCTTCTGCACTGCATCTAGTTGTATTTCCCCAAAGCGGTGCAGTAGCAGATGACTCCATGATTATGAAGGTGCTGCAATTGATTAATCATCTCACCCCTGATGCAGCTACAGCAATTTTTAACACCCAGAGTGAAGGTATTTCCATATTGGCTGAGTTGGGTGTAATTATTCTGTTGTTTGAAATTGGCCTGGAGTCAGATTTAAGAGAACTGCAAAAAGTTGGTTATCAAGCAACAATAGTTGCTTGTGTCGGGGTAGCAGTTCCTTTTGCTGCTGGTACAGCTGGGCTAATTTTATTATTTCATGCTCCAGTGATTCCCGCGATTTTTGCTGGTGCAGCCTTAACCGCAACAAGTATTGGTATTACTTCCAAAGTTCTCTCAGAACTCGGTCATCTCAAATCAAGAGAAGGTCAAATTATTGTTGGTGCCGCAGTCATTGACGATATTTTAGGCATTATTGTCTTAGCAGTAGTTGCAAGTTTGGCAAAAACCGGCGAAGTTGATGTTTTCAACGTCATCTATTTAATTGTCAGTGCTACTGTTTTTCTGATTGGCTCTATCTTACTGGGTAAGTTCTTCAATCAAGGCTTCTGCACCATCACCAGCATCTTAAAAACAAGAGGCAATTTAGTTATCCCAGCGTTTATTTTTGCCTTCTTCATGGCTTTTTTAGGTAACGCCATTCATTTAGAAGCTATCTTGGGTGCATTTGCGGCTGGTTTAGTTTTAGATGAAACTGATAGACGCAACGAATTAGATGAGCAAGTCAAGCCTATTGCTGATATCCTAGTTCCCGTTTTCTTTGTAACTGTGGGCGCGAAAGTAGATTTGGGCGTGCTGAATCCCATAGTTCCAGAAAATAGAGAAGGATTAATTATTTCTACCTTCTTAATCGTGGTAGCAATTATAGGTAAAGTTGTTACTGGTTGGGCAGTGTTCGGTCAGCCTGGAATCAACCGTGTAGCCGTAGGTGTAGGGATGATTCCCCGTGGTGAAGTGGGTTTAGTTTTTGCAGGTATTGGTGCTGCTAGTGGTACGTTAGATAAACCTCTGCAAGCTGCAATTGTGATTATGGTAATTCTGACAACATTTTTAGCACCGCCTTTATTAAGGTTTGCCTTTAAGAACTCCGAAGAAGTCCCAGAATCTTTAGAGAAAGCCGATGTAATTAGTTAA